The following DNA comes from Mucilaginibacter jinjuensis.
TTAAGGTAGCCTACAAAACTTACCACCAATGTATAGGGGAAGCTCTGGCCGGTTACAAAGGAGAACTTACCATCCCGGTCTGCCGACACAGCATGGGTAGTTCCTTTAATAGTTACTACAGCACCTGGCAGTGGTTGGCGGGTTGCGGCATCAAGCACCGTACCGGTAAGCTTGGAATGTATTGTTGGTTTATTATCTGTCTGTGCATAAGCAATTTGTACCATTAACAGGCACAAAAGTAAATGCACACTTCTTTTGTAGAAATGTTTCATCACTATGTTTAAGATTAAAATTAAGGTGATCCCTTAGCCTCGCAGTGCGGCTTATAATAAGATCATGAAAATGAAAAGCAGAAAAAATACTGTTATCCAGAGCAGATTAAACAGCGCGACAGCAACAACACATGCCTAGAAAAGAAGCAGAAGATTTAGAGATTAAGCCAGCTTGAACAGCACTTGCAGAAAAGACTAATAATGCCTTTTTTTGATAATTAATTCGTTGTAAAGATTGTTTCATTAGAAATAGTATATAAAGTCTATAGAATTAGTAGACAAATAAAGTAATTATATACCCCCTGTCAAAATTTTATTTCAAAAAAGACGTTTAAACGTTCCTTTGTATCCTGTTTTTTACATTGCGTAAACAAGTCGGCCTTTTGTAAAATCCTTAATACTTAATGCATCTCCCCTTTGTGGTTTATTTTAAATGATATATTTGCATACTAAATCTATAGATATTATAGTTTATAAACAACACATAAACATGAGCCAATTAGTTATATCACACGAACACCCGGACTGGTTTAAACCCTTATTTACCGAGCTTGAAAAACGCGCGATAGCTTTTGATACCGTAAACCCTACAGAACATCAATTTGCAATTGAAGCATCAAAGCCAGATTTCAACGTATTCTTTAACCGCATGAGCCCATCTGCCTATTTGCGCGATGGTGTACAGGGAACTTTTTATACCCTTAACTATCTAAAATACCTCGAGGATAAAGGTGTACGCGTACTTAACGGCTACCAGGCTTTTACTTACGAAACATCAAAAGCATTACAATTACTGCTATTGGAAGAGTTGGGGATTAAGTATCCAAAATCGAGAGTGGTAAACCATACATCGCAAGTGATGGCAGCTACAGAAGGTTTGCGTTTCCCTATTGTTATCAAGGCCAATATTGGTGGAAGCGGTGCCGGTATCGAGAAATTTGATTCGCTTGAAGAAGTTAAAGAAGCGGTAGCCAATAACCAGATTGATTTCGGCATTGACCATACTGCCTTAGTGCAGGAATTTATCCCAGCCCGTGGCGGATACATTACCCGTGTAGAAACATTGGGTGGTAAATATTTATATGGTATTAGAGTTTATACCACAGGTGAGAGCTTTAACCTATGCCCGGCAGATATTTGCCAAACTACTGCCGGTACCGAATTAGTACGTAATGCTTGCGCCATTGATGCACCTAAAAATGGTTTAAAGGTAGAAGCTTTTACGCCTTCTGACGAGATCATCGCCAATATTGAAGCCATTGTACAAGCCAGTAAAATTGATGTTGGCGGGATTGAATACATTATTGACGACCGCGATGGCGAAGTGCTTTACTACGATGTAAATGCGCTATCGAACTTTGTGGCCGATGCGGTAAACGTAATTGGCTTTAATCCGCATGAAAAACTAGTTGATTTTATTGAGCAGGAAATTGCAGCGGTATCAACAAAAGAAGAAACTTACTCAATCTAAACTTTATGAGATACGGATATTGGTTACCTGTTTTTGGCGGCTGGCTGCGTAATGTAGAAGACGAGCAAATGCAACCCACCTGGGATTATGTAAAACGCTTGGCCATCAGAAGCGAAGAAGTTGGTTTCGACCTGGCTTTGATAGCTGAGCTAAACCTAAATGACATTAAAGGCGAAGAAGCGCCTTCGCTGGATGCATGGTCTACCGCGGCGGCATTGGCAGCGGTTACGAGCCGTCAGGAATTGATGGTTGCTGTTAGGCCTACATTTCATAACCCTGCTTTGCTGGCTAAACAAGCTGCAAATATTGACCATATCAGTAATGGCAGGCTGTCACTAAACCTCGTTTCGTCATGGTGGAAGGATGAGGCAGAGAAATACGGTGTGCATTTCGAACAGCATGATGACCGTTATGCACGCTCATCAGAGTGGCTGGAGGTGTTAGACAATGTCTGGAAGAAGGACCATTATACCTTTGATGGTAAGTACTATAAAGTGAATGATAATATATTGCAACCTAAACCTATTTCTGGTCCCCGTCCTCCTATTTATGCAGGCGGAGAATCTGAAGCTGCCAAAGACCTCATCTCATCCCGTTGCGATGGTTACGTTATGCATGGTGATT
Coding sequences within:
- a CDS encoding ATP-grasp domain-containing protein, whose translation is MSQLVISHEHPDWFKPLFTELEKRAIAFDTVNPTEHQFAIEASKPDFNVFFNRMSPSAYLRDGVQGTFYTLNYLKYLEDKGVRVLNGYQAFTYETSKALQLLLLEELGIKYPKSRVVNHTSQVMAATEGLRFPIVIKANIGGSGAGIEKFDSLEEVKEAVANNQIDFGIDHTALVQEFIPARGGYITRVETLGGKYLYGIRVYTTGESFNLCPADICQTTAGTELVRNACAIDAPKNGLKVEAFTPSDEIIANIEAIVQASKIDVGGIEYIIDDRDGEVLYYDVNALSNFVADAVNVIGFNPHEKLVDFIEQEIAAVSTKEETYSI
- a CDS encoding LLM class flavin-dependent oxidoreductase translates to MRYGYWLPVFGGWLRNVEDEQMQPTWDYVKRLAIRSEEVGFDLALIAELNLNDIKGEEAPSLDAWSTAAALAAVTSRQELMVAVRPTFHNPALLAKQAANIDHISNGRLSLNLVSSWWKDEAEKYGVHFEQHDDRYARSSEWLEVLDNVWKKDHYTFDGKYYKVNDNILQPKPISGPRPPIYAGGESEAAKDLISSRCDGYVMHGDSPELIGRRIADMSERRDKKGLPPMQFGVAAYSIIRNTEQDVKKELDRITNVKEGSSGYKNYQQWLSGTQLEQTVSLYDYSVSNRGLRSGLTGTPAQVQDRIGEFEKAGVNFFLLQCSPQLEEMERFAETVIGKVYA